The genomic DNA GCTTGCCACCGCATCGATCGCATTCTTCACGGCGAGTCCAGTGGTCACCGCCGCAAGCGCATCGAGCCGCGCGTCGCCATTGGTGTGCTTCACATCCTGCCGCATCTGGTTCGCCGTCATCGCGGCCGCAATCACCGGGTTGCTGATGCCCGCGGTAATCGCCGTCTGACTGAACGATTGCTGCTCGCTCTGGCTAAACGTGTTCTGGGCCGCGTCGATCGTGACCGTCTTGCCGGCAAGCCCCAGGTCATTCGCGGCATACAGGATGGCGTCCGTCGCGTGCAGATCGTTACCGGCCACCACCGTCAGATTGCCGTTCACCGAACCGATCATGCTGCTGTTGTTCGTCACCTGGGTCATCTGCTGCGCGTCGGTCGTCTTGCGCACGCCGAAGCTGTAACCCTGCAGGCCGCCGTCCAGCTGGTTCAGCGCCGTCATCCCCGACAGGAACCCCCATTCACGCTTGCTGTAGTCGGTCTGTGTGCTTTCGGTATCCTGTGAAGTCGTGATGGTGACGTCGTGTGCCGCCTTCAGCGTCACGTCGTTCGTGCCGACAATGTTGCTGCCCGTGACGTTGATGTCGTGGCCGCTAGCCACGTTGACGCTATCAACCGAAACGCTGCTGATGTAGCGCGTAACGTCGTGCCATGATTTTTCTGCCGCGCCGGTACATTACCGGGTGTCGGCGTTAAAATTCGTGAACATCAAAACGAAGTTCCATCCAGCTACGCAGCAATCAACGTATTTTCCCCGGCGATGAACACAGACGATAAACGACTCGACGAGATCAGCAAATATCTTAGTTATGTACTTCGCCATGAGCCTCAGACGATTGGCCTGCAGCTCGATGCCGAAGGCTGGGCCAGTATTGATTCTTTGATTACCAGCGCAGCCAAATACGGGCGTTCTCTCGACCGAACAACAATTCAAACGGTTGTCGCGAACAACGACAAGAAGAGATTTTCCATTTCTGACGATGGTAAGCGAATCCGTGCTATACAGGGTCATTCCACGCCAGCCGTACAACGCAAATATTCCGAAAAGGAGCCACCCGAAGTTCTTTATCACGGCACGGCAACTCGCTTTTTAAAATCTATCCACGAACTGGGACTGAAAGCAGGCGCCCGCCACCATGTGCACTTATCGCAAGATATACCCACGGCACTTGCCGTTGGCCAACGATATGGAAAACCGGCGGTTCTCGAGATTCAAGCAATGCGAATGCATCGACAGGGTTTCAAATTTTTTCTGGCTGAGAACGGCGTCTGGCTAACCCAAGGCGTGCCGGCTGAATTCCTCAACACACTTGACAAGCTCAGTTCTTGAGCGTGACCCCTCCGGCAAACGCGATCAGTAAAAGATTCTCCGATAAAAACGCGATGCTATAGTGTCGAACCACACGGGAGCCACCAAAATGTTGCGCCCAAGCGATGGCCGCTTCCGAGTCAGGATATTCGACGAGAGCACCTTGTAAGATGGGAGCCGCGTCGCCTTTATCGATGCCGAGCATGGAAGGTCCCGGAAACACCTGGACATAAAACGAGCAAACAGAAGTAAAACGCAATTCTCGTTCACACAAGCCGGTTTCTCCGTCATAGGCCACAGTAACTACCAGTTCAGTTCCCTCTGTCCTGATTTTTACGCCGCTCTCCCCGTAGCCCGGAAGCCACTCGTATGGATCAAGAATCTCCAAGCTGCGACCGATCTTCATCATTTTGTCCCTTTTGGCACGTTAGGAGTGCCCGTCGGCGGTAACTTGTTTCGCGCCAATTGACGAGCAGCCAAGTAATCGAATGTCGTTCCAGCTGACATGCCCGGCACCTGTAAACCGGTTTGGTTCGCACCATACCATTGCGACTGAGGAACTCCTGCGCGGCTCAACGCGACGGAGGTGCGCGTATTCAGTATTAGTTGCGTTCCATCGGCAGTAACCACGTAATCGACCGGTAGCTGGCTTGGGCTGATCAGTCCGCTTTTGATCGCTGCAGCCAAATCGTCGACAGTGTTGATCGGCATCCCGGCAATTTGGCTATATTTCGCCGCCCCTTCAATGCTAAACGCCTCAGCTGCATTTATGGACGATTGTGCGAAATTAGCGTTTGCTACCGATCCGACGACCGCGCTGTTTGCTGCCGCTGCGTCGAATATCGCACCGAGTACCCCCGACACAATTTTACCCGCCATCCCGCCAAGTGCGATATTTTCAAGCGGATACGTCGGCGACACTGATCCGTTCAGCGTCGACGCCTGCTGCAACGTGCTCTGTTCCAGCCACTGGATCTGCTGTTGGACTGTTGCGTTCCCGATTGGCTGCCAACCCGTCGTCGCTAGCGTATTTCCCGGTCCAAATTGATTTAGCGAGCCCAGCGGACCGTTCGCAAACAGTGTCGTGTCGCTAGCCTGCGCCGGCGTTGATTGGAACGAGCTCACGACAGAACCATCCGCAACAATCGGATTACCCGTTGTACCGTAGAGCGGCTGACCGGCCATCGACTGAACCGTCTGTTGAGCGATATTAAGGTCGCTGAGGAATCGATCCAGAGGAGCGTAGTTCCCGGACGCCTGCGCCGCCTGCGTCAGTTGGTCCACATAGGCATTCAACTGCTGAGCCGCCTGCGTATCGACATCGGCACTCGCGGCAACCGTCAGCATGGAGTTCCAGTATTGGGCTATAGTCGCCTGGTCCTGCGGATTCTGGGCAATATTGGCGGCGATCTCATTCGCCTTCTGCTGCAGTTTTTGCTTCTCATCCGGATGCAACTGCCGATTGTACAAATCCGCACCCAACGCCCCATTCGCCCCGCTCATCGCACCGCCGGCACCACCCAGCGCACCACCTGCCAAAGCCCCCGCCGCACCCGAAGCGATGTTGCCAGCCAGTGCCCCACCGCCCGCGTGTGCTGCCGCATTTCCAGCAATATCCCCCGCCACCGTCCCACCGACAGCGCCCGCAACGTTCCCACCGCCCAGCGCCGCACCCAGCGCAGCCACAGCCGCATGGGACGCGATCCGCGCTGCACTGTCCTCTTCCCAATGCTCTGCACGACCGATATCACCCACCACCTGCATGCCGACCTGCACCACCCCTTGCTGGACCGCCATGTCGTTCGACACATTCTGCGCATCGAACGTGTTCGCCACCGACCCATTCGCGTTTGCCGTGTCGCGGCTCAACCCGGCCGTACTGTCGTGCCCGGTACCCGCATCACCACGCACGGTAATCGTCCCGGGGCTTACCGCCGCGTACGTCGTACCCGACGCGTCGTCACTTACACCCGACGCACCGAAACCACTCGGCCCCATTCCCGCAATGCCGGTTGTACCCCCACCACTGTTCGTGCTGACACCAAAGCTGACAGTCGAACCCGAGTACTCCGCCTGGTTCTGCAGGTTCGTATAGTCGAGCGTCTGCGTCGACAGCGAGTTCTTGTCCGGCGATGCGGTACTGGCGATAACGCCGCCATCCAGCTGCGTGTGGTTACCGACGTAAATGTCAAACCCACCGCTACCCGCGCTGATACCGCTTTGCTGGTTCACCGACTGGAAGTTGTCCTTGATGGTCTGATCGCTCGCATTCGCGCTGCCGCTGACCGTCTGTCCATAGCAGAACGGCGGCACGCAGATGCTCGCCTGGAACCCGGCGCTCGCCTGCTGGCTGTTATACGCATTCGTATCCTGCACACTCTGGATGTTCAGGTCACGGCCTACGTTGGCATCAACCGTATTGCCCGCTACTTCCGCACCGCGCAGGTTCGTATCGCGCCCGCTCGTGATGGCGACCGTGCCGCTCGCATTGATCTGCGTATCGTGGTTCGTCGTGCCGTTGCCATTGGCGTTACCCTTCGCGCCATTCGCGGCCAGTTCGAGCGTAAAGCCATTCTGCGCGCCGCCCAGCCCAAAGCCGACGCCGATACTCGCATTAGTGCTGCTGTTGCTGCTCGTCTGCTGGCTCGTATCCTTCGCACTTTGCAGATTGATGTCGCGGGCCGCGTTCAGCGCCACATCATGCGCGGTGATTTGCGTACCACGCGCATTGATGTCGCCGTCCGTCGCATAGCCCGCTCCATCCTTGTTGCCGCTTCCGGTCGCGACGAGCGTCGCCGTACCACCAGCCGTGAGCGTACTGCCACTGTTCGTGGTCGAACTGCTTTGAGCTTCGGCGTGGCTAGTACCGCCACCAACACTCACAGTCGCCTTGATCACTGCCGGCGCCTGGCCACTAGCCGCCGCGCCGGGTGCGTTGTACACGGCGAGCGCCGCCTGGGCCACATCGAGCGCCGCAAGACGCGAGTCGCCCGCATGGCTTGCCTGGTTCAAGCTGCGATTGACGGTTGCCGCCGTATCCCCCGCCACACCGCCCAGCGCAAACGTGACGCCAAACTGGCTCGCGCTCTGGCTCATGCTGCTTTGCTGCGCGTCCGTGCCGGGATCGAGGTTCAGGTTCTTCCCGATCAACGTCAGGTCCTGACCCGCGTACAGGTCGGAGCCCTGCACCGTCACATCCTGCTTTGCGTCCAGCGTCACGTTGCCGTTGCCGCTCACAATCTGGCTGCGGATTGTGCTCTGCGTCTGCGCGGCCGTGTCCTGCACCATGTGGCTGTTCGATACACCCTGGCTGAAGCCGGTGCCGGTACCGTTGCTACCCAGATCGCCGAACTGGTGACTGCTCGACTCCTCATGGTTCGTGCTGGTTTCGGTGCCCGCCAGCACATTGATCGCCCCTTGGGTAGCGATAAGGTCGACGCCCTGTGTTCCGCTAATGCCAGAACCCACCACGTCGATATCGCCCGTGTGACTCTTCACGATCACGCTGTTGCCACTCACCACGCTGGCAGTCTGTGTCGTCGCCGAGCCATTGCTGTCTGCATTACCGCGCCCGGCGTTATAGGGCGACGAACTAACGCCGCTACTGTTCGGTCCGCCGGTGACCCAACGCACGAAATCGCCCGGGCTTGGGCTAGCAAGCTGGAAGCTCGTGCTCGAACTTTCTGACTGGGTGCTTTGCTGCAGCTGGTTTGTCGATGCCTGCAGTATCACGTTGCGATTCGCATCCAGCGTGGTCGTGCCACCCGCCGAAATCGTCGAACCGATCACGGCAATATTTCCGTCGAGCGGGTTACCGTTTGCATCACGGAGCGCTCCACCTGTTGCCGTCACGCTCACGTTGCCCGCGCCGCGAATCGTGCTGCCGGCATTCGACATGCTCGATACGACCGTAGTACTCGAGCTGCTGCTGTGGCTGAAGGTTGCCGTCACAGACGGCGTGTCGAGACCACTCGCGGTTAGCTCGTTACCGACGCCCTGGGCCCGCTGATATGCGTTGCCCGACGAACCTGCCGATTGCAAATTGCGCACGGTATCGAGCGGCGTGCCCGTCACCGCCAACGTCAAGCCGCTCGAACGCTGCTCCTGGTGATCGTTCGACTGCGCAGTGTCCTGGCTCGGATCGATCGTAACGTTCTGGCCGACAATGCCGATGTTGCCCGTCGCGCCCGTGACGTCCCCCGCCGCCCTACCAGCGACAATGTCGCTTCCGCCGATATGGACATCCTTGCCCGCGGAAATTACAACGTTGCCCTCGACGCTGCCCACAATGCTGCGCGACTGACTCTGCGTCACCGAACTGGCGTTATATCGGTCGCTCTGCTCGCTCGACCCGATCGTGAAGCCGATACCGCCCGAACCGGAGAGTCCCGAGTGCTTCACCTGGTGATACTCGCTATCCTGCCAGGTGTCGGTTGCGGCCAGGATGTTGACGTTGCCCGCCGCAGCGAGACCAACGCCATACGTACCAACGATGTTGCTGCCGGTCACGTTGATATCTTTTCCGCTGATCACCGACACACCGTCCGCCGAGATCGTGCTGCCATCGGCATAGGTCGCGCTTTGATCAACCTGGTTGACGGCACTCGTATGGCTCGCCACGCCGCTATGGCTATGAGTCTCGTAGGTATCAGAGACGTGCGTTTCCGTCGCCGCGCCCACGTTCACGCTTCCCGCCGCCATCAGCAGCGCATTCCCCTTGTCGAGGGAAACCGTGCTGCCCGTTACGTTGATGTCCTTGCCCGACACGACACTCAGGCTGTCACCGCTTTGCAGCGTTGTAGCCGTGAGGCTGTCGTCGGATGTATGCAGCGTCTCTGAGTAGCTGCCGTGATGGTCGGTGCCCGAACTGTTGCTGTCCACCGTCGAAGTCGCGGTTGCCGCCTGCAGCGTTACGTTGCCTCCCGCGATGATCGTGCCGCCGCCTCCGAGGCTCATGTTCGCACCGGTCGCCGTGAGGTCGCCGCCCACTGCAAGCAAGGACGCTCCACCCACCTTCACCGAACTCCCCACCACCTGATTGATATCGGTATCCGACACCCCATTCGCGCGCTCAACAACCTTGTGTTCACCGGTCTGCTGCACACCAAGATTCCAATCCCCGCCAACGCTCATCCCAAGCGCCCCGCCCACGTTGAGGCTACCCGCGTTCTGCTCGAAATCCCCGCCCGTCACAATCACCGCATTACCGGCCACATTGATACTGGCCGCCGGCCCCATCGTCGTCGTCACGCGCGTCGCGCCCGTGTCACTCACCTGGCTAACCGTCTTCACCGACGTATCCAGAATCAGATTCCCGCCCGATTGCAGCGCAAGGCTGCCGGCATTCAACGTCGCCGACGTCAGATTGATATCCCCCGCCGTCACCAGCGCCATCTGCCCACCGGCCTGCAACGTGCCAAACGAACTATCGATACTCTGCGCACCGATCGAGAAGTTATTCGCCGCGCTGATCGTGCCGCTGTTGGTCACCGACTTCGCATTTTGCAGATCGATATTCGTCGCCGCGATAACCGGGCCGTTGCCCATGTTGTCCTGGCTCGCCTGCGCGAGATAGACAACCGGCACAAGCACCGTCTGCCCATCAACCACCTGGCTCTGCATGATCACGACGTTGCTCGTCAACTGCGCCACCTGCTCCGGCGACAGCCCCGTACCGGGCGCGAGATTGAGCGACTGCGCGAGTTGCGCCCCGGACGTCATCAGCGCCTTGAACTCGTCCTGCGTATCGGCGTAGTTCGTCAGCACCGACTTCCCGGTCATCGACATGATCTGGTCCTGCACGAGCTTCTGCTCGTAGAACCCGTCGCCGAGCCGCAACTGGATCTGCCCGGGATTCATGCCCATCTGCTGGAAGTAGTAGTCGCTCGACAGCCACTGCTGCTGGCTCGTGAACGCGGGATTCGTCTCAACGAGATACGGTGAATTCGGCGCGCTATTGACGCTGAACAGGCCACCGCGCGGCAACGTAATGTTGCTCAGTACGTTGCCCGCCGTCGCGGCCGCGATAGTCGGGTTGTCGAAATTCGAAGGGCCACCCTGCACGCTCCCGCCGCCATGGGCGCTGATCGTCCCGCTCACGGCGCCCGCGCCGGTGCCCGACACGCTCTGCCCCGGTGGCAGGCCGAGCGGCGTCACGGAGGCATTGCCGGCCGTGTTATTAATCGTGACGCCCGTGCCGCTTAGCGTTCCGCCCGCCGTAAACCTCGATTCGTATGCCGGCAGCGCGTACGTGCGAATGTCAGCCGGCGCCACCTGCGAGTAGCCACCCGGACGCGAGCCGACGAACGGTGCATCCCCAAACGGCAACTGCCAGTCGTGCTCGCTGTTGTCGTAGTTGTTGTAGTGATATTGGCCCGAGTAAGTCACCTGCACCTGCGGTGCGCTTTGCCCTTGCCAGCTGTTCTGATCGAGCACAGCGGGCATCGCGATGTTGCCTGCCGCCGCCACCTGGCTCCAGTAATTCTGGAATATTCCGACCGACGCTGCATTCAGGTTGCCGCCCGCGATGATCTGCGATTCCGGGCTGATGGTAGTGACGGTACTGGCAACCGCTACGCCCGTGTAGGTCGTGAACTGATAAGTGCTGTTCCACTGACCGCCGTGAGGTGGCTCGACATAGACGCCGCCAATACTGTCGGGATCTTTCACGCCCACCTGACCTGTTTGTCCTGACAGACTGATGCCAAGACTCGCCAACAGGTCCGGATTGACCGCCGACGTAAAGCCCGACGTTCCCATCGCACGCCGCGTATTCGTCACCTGGTTCGCGGCGATCTGCATGTCGCCGCTCGACTGGATCAACCCCGACTGGTTGCGGACAAGATTGGCATTGGTGTAATTCCCGTTCGCGTCCTTGCCGCCGGCGAGGACCACCTGGCCCAAACCGTAGATGGCCGTCATCGCCTGCGCGTCGGTGGCGGTCGTGTCGTCGCGGTTCTCGATGTCCGCCGAAAGCAGTTCGAGCTTGCCCGCGCTATCCGTCGCGCCGATCAACGCGCTCGTGCCGAGATTCGACAACGTTTGTACTGCGCTCAGCGATACGCTGCCGCCCACGATCGTGCCTGTGTTGGTCAGCGTATTCGAATGCGTGCTCAGCAAACCGCCCGCCGCGAGCGTGCCGGAGTTGGCGATGTCGCCCGCGTTAACCGTCAGGCCGTTTACTGCAGCGAACGCACCGGCATTACTGAACGTGCCCGGCAAGGTGAACGTGAGGTTGTGGCCTGCAGTGAAGCTATAGTTCGGATCCGTCGCGAAACTGCCCTGCAGATTCAACGTGAGGTCGTTGACTGCGCTGTACCTGCCGCCGCCCAGCAACGTACTCGCGGCCACCGAAAGATTGCGCGACGCGTTGATCTGGCCGTTCGTCACGTTCAAGGTGCCCGTCGTAATGCCGACATCGCCTGACGTGTTGGCGACGTTGCCGATCGCTCCACCGCTGCTATCGAGATTGCTGGCGTTGATCAGCAGATTCGCGCCGCTCAGTTGCCCGCCCTGTGTGTTCGACACCGACGATGCGCTCAAGCTAACGTTGCCGTTGCCGCTGATCGAGCCCATGCCCGCGACGCCGCCGGCATTGCGATTGACGATCTGGCTGCCGCCGTTGATCGTCGTCGCACCAGTCCCGACATTGGTAACCGCGCCGCCCGAGTTATCGATCGATGCTGCCGTGACGTTCAGCGTGCTATCGGTCACAGCCCCGCCCGCGCCGATCACACCGCCCGCGTTCAGCAAGGCGCCACCGCTTGAAACTGTCAACGCCGAGCCGGACGACAGCCGGCCGTTCGTGTTGTTCAAAACCGCCTGAACGATGGCGGACATCGCGCCCTGCGAAGCCAGCGTACCGCCCGTGTTATCGAGGCTGCCGACCCGCACCGACGCCAACCCGTTGGTCACGATGCGGCCGCCGACGTTGGTCAGCGATCCCGCGCCATTGCCCGGCTCGATCGTCAACGTGCCCGCGCCGGCATGGGTAATCGTCCCGCCGTTATTGTTGATCGAAGCCGATGCGAGACTCAGGTCGGTGCTGTTCGTCTGAATCACGCCGCCGTTCGAGTTATCGATCGCGTTGCTGACATCGAAGCCCATCGCGTTCGCGCCGAGCTGCGTCAACGATCCACGCTCGTTGGTCAGGTTCGTCGCGGTCAAATCAAGCTGATTCGCGATGATCTTGCCATTGCTGTTGTCGAGCTGAGGAACCGTCATCGACACGCTGTTGCCGCTCACCACCCCATCTGCATTCGTGAACGAGGCGGCACGGGTCGTCACGGTCTGCGCACTGAGCGTGCCGCCGCTGTTGTCGAGCGCACCCGCAACGGTGGTATCGAGCGTCTGCGCTGCAGTCACGCTTCCACCCGTGTTATCGACGCTGCCCGCGGACACCGCCATCCGCCCGTTGCTGACGATCGCTCCGCCCACGTTCGAGACCGCGCCTGAGCCGTTAGCGGTATCGATCGTCAACGTGCCGGTACCCGCATGGGTGATCGTGCCGCCGTTGTTGTTCAACGAAGCCGGCGCAAGCGTCAGGTCCGTGCTGTTCGTCTGGATGACACCGCCGTTCGCGTTGTCGAGCGTCCCGCTGATATCGAGGCCCATTGCGCCCGATCCGAGCTGGGTCAGTTTGCCGTGTGCGTTCGTCAGATTCGATGCGCTCACGGTGAGCTGATTGGCGGCGATCTGGCCGCCGCTGTTATCGAACTGAGGCACGGTCATCGCAACCGTATTGGCGCTGATCGCCCCGTTCGCGTTCTTCAGCGAAGCAGCGTTCGCCGCCAGCGTGGCGCCGCTCAGCGTACCGCCGCTGTTATCGAGGGTGCCCAAAGCGGTCACGGCCAGATGCTGCGCAGCCGTGACGGTCCCGTTATTCGTCAGCGACGCAGCTTTGATGTCCACGTTGCCGTTACCGCCAATCACGCCACCCGTCGCCGCTTGCGCCGTGGTGCCGGCCGCGTTCGTGATCTGTCCGCTCGCCGTTAGCGTTAGACCGTCCGTGTTGTCGGAGACGATGCGCCCCGCGCTGTTCTGTACGTTCGCAGCCGACACGTTCACCGCGCCCGCCGCTTCCAGTTGACCCGCCGTGTTGTCGATGTCGCCGCTCGCCGCATTGACGGTCAAGCTGCCGCCAGCCTGCAGCGCCGCGCCTGTATGCGCGAGGTTGCCGGTGTCGCCGCCGGCGCCCGTCGCGGTCAAGGACACATTGCCTTTCGCCAGCGTCTGCGACCCTGCCATGTTCAGGCTGCTGCCCGACATCGCGAGATTGCCGCCCGCAATCTGTTGACCCGTGGCGCTGACCGATCCCGCGCCCGTCACCGCGAGACTGCCGGCCCCAGTCACATTGCCATTCGCGTCGACGCCCGCACCGAGCGCGCCGGTCGAATTCACGCTCGCGCCCGTGATGCTTGTATTGCCCAGCGCCGCGACCGTACCACTGTTGTCCACCTGGCTCTGGCTGTTCACTGCGGTGTTCTGCGTCGCATAGACGGAGCCGCTGTTCGCAACATCGCCCGCGCCGGAGATCGTCACATTGCCATTGGCGCTCGTCGTACCCGACAAGCTCACCTTGCCCTGGCTGTTGAGCTGAAGGTCGCCCGCTTGCGATGCGATGGTGCCGGCGCTATTAACCCCGACGCCCGTCTCGGTACCGACAAGACGGATCTTGCCGGCGTACATGCCGCCCAGTTGCGCGACGTCGATCGCCACGCCCGGACTGTTGCCATCGGGGCCAAGCCATTGCGCGCTCAGATCGTCGTGGCGAACGTCGTTGTTGCCCGCCACCACATTG from Paraburkholderia edwinii includes the following:
- a CDS encoding hemagglutinin repeat-containing protein, whose amino-acid sequence is MKKNTYRAIFNAACDWRFVDMLSMRHIAFAALCALGMQPLQIDAQVTAAPTSAGSKPIVGVTANGLPVVQIATPNGAGVSNNAYTQYNVGPQGLILNNSPGNVLTQQAGYVTGNPNLASGSARVILNQVIGGSPSQLLGYTEVAGQRAEVVIANPAGIYCNGCGFINTSRGILTTGTPVFGGTGSLDAFHVTGGQIQIGAAGLDGSQADQVDLIARSVAINGKAWAGQSLNVVAGNNDVRHDDLSAQWLGPDGNSPGVAIDVAQLGGMYAGKIRLVGTETGVGVNSAGTIASQAGDLQLNSQGKVSLSGTTSANGNVTISGAGDVANSGSVYATQNTAVNSQSQVDNSGTVAALGNTSITGASVNSTGALGAGVDANGNVTGAGSLAVTGAGSVSATGQQIAGGNLAMSGSSLNMAGSQTLAKGNVSLTATGAGGDTGNLAHTGAALQAGGSLTVNAASGDIDNTAGQLEAAGAVNVSAANVQNSAGRIVSDNTDGLTLTASGQITNAAGTTAQAATGGVIGGNGNVDIKAASLTNNGTVTAAQHLAVTALGTLDNSGGTLSGATLAANAASLKNANGAISANTVAMTVPQFDNSGGQIAANQLTVSASNLTNAHGKLTQLGSGAMGLDISGTLDNANGGVIQTNSTDLTLAPASLNNNGGTITHAGTGTLTIDTANGSGAVSNVGGAIVSNGRMAVSAGSVDNTGGSVTAAQTLDTTVAGALDNSGGTLSAQTVTTRAASFTNADGVVSGNSVSMTVPQLDNSNGKIIANQLDLTATNLTNERGSLTQLGANAMGFDVSNAIDNSNGGVIQTNSTDLSLASASINNNGGTITHAGAGTLTIEPGNGAGSLTNVGGRIVTNGLASVRVGSLDNTGGTLASQGAMSAIVQAVLNNTNGRLSSGSALTVSSGGALLNAGGVIGAGGAVTDSTLNVTAASIDNSGGAVTNVGTGATTINGGSQIVNRNAGGVAGMGSISGNGNVSLSASSVSNTQGGQLSGANLLINASNLDSSGGAIGNVANTSGDVGITTGTLNVTNGQINASRNLSVAASTLLGGGRYSAVNDLTLNLQGSFATDPNYSFTAGHNLTFTLPGTFSNAGAFAAVNGLTVNAGDIANSGTLAAGGLLSTHSNTLTNTGTIVGGSVSLSAVQTLSNLGTSALIGATDSAGKLELLSADIENRDDTTATDAQAMTAIYGLGQVVLAGGKDANGNYTNANLVRNQSGLIQSSGDMQIAANQVTNTRRAMGTSGFTSAVNPDLLASLGISLSGQTGQVGVKDPDSIGGVYVEPPHGGQWNSTYQFTTYTGVAVASTVTTISPESQIIAGGNLNAASVGIFQNYWSQVAAAGNIAMPAVLDQNSWQGQSAPQVQVTYSGQYHYNNYDNSEHDWQLPFGDAPFVGSRPGGYSQVAPADIRTYALPAYESRFTAGGTLSGTGVTINNTAGNASVTPLGLPPGQSVSGTGAGAVSGTISAHGGGSVQGGPSNFDNPTIAAATAGNVLSNITLPRGGLFSVNSAPNSPYLVETNPAFTSQQQWLSSDYYFQQMGMNPGQIQLRLGDGFYEQKLVQDQIMSMTGKSVLTNYADTQDEFKALMTSGAQLAQSLNLAPGTGLSPEQVAQLTSNVVIMQSQVVDGQTVLVPVVYLAQASQDNMGNGPVIAATNIDLQNAKSVTNSGTISAANNFSIGAQSIDSSFGTLQAGGQMALVTAGDINLTSATLNAGSLALQSGGNLILDTSVKTVSQVSDTGATRVTTTMGPAASINVAGNAVIVTGGDFEQNAGSLNVGGALGMSVGGDWNLGVQQTGEHKVVERANGVSDTDINQVVGSSVKVGGASLLAVGGDLTATGANMSLGGGGTIIAGGNVTLQAATATSTVDSNSSGTDHHGSYSETLHTSDDSLTATTLQSGDSLSVVSGKDINVTGSTVSLDKGNALLMAAGSVNVGAATETHVSDTYETHSHSGVASHTSAVNQVDQSATYADGSTISADGVSVISGKDINVTGSNIVGTYGVGLAAAGNVNILAATDTWQDSEYHQVKHSGLSGSGGIGFTIGSSEQSDRYNASSVTQSQSRSIVGSVEGNVVISAGKDVHIGGSDIVAGRAAGDVTGATGNIGIVGQNVTIDPSQDTAQSNDHQEQRSSGLTLAVTGTPLDTVRNLQSAGSSGNAYQRAQGVGNELTASGLDTPSVTATFSHSSSSSTTVVSSMSNAGSTIRGAGNVSVTATGGALRDANGNPLDGNIAVIGSTISAGGTTTLDANRNVILQASTNQLQQSTQSESSSTSFQLASPSPGDFVRWVTGGPNSSGVSSSPYNAGRGNADSNGSATTQTASVVSGNSVIVKSHTGDIDVVGSGISGTQGVDLIATQGAINVLAGTETSTNHEESSSHQFGDLGSNGTGTGFSQGVSNSHMVQDTAAQTQSTIRSQIVSGNGNVTLDAKQDVTVQGSDLYAGQDLTLIGKNLNLDPGTDAQQSSMSQSASQFGVTFALGGVAGDTAATVNRSLNQASHAGDSRLAALDVAQAALAVYNAPGAAASGQAPAVIKATVSVGGGTSHAEAQSSSTTNSGSTLTAGGTATLVATGSGNKDGAGYATDGDINARGTQITAHDVALNAARDINLQSAKDTSQQTSSNSSTNASIGVGFGLGGAQNGFTLELAANGAKGNANGNGTTNHDTQINASGTVAITSGRDTNLRGAEVAGNTVDANVGRDLNIQSVQDTNAYNSQQASAGFQASICVPPFCYGQTVSGSANASDQTIKDNFQSVNQQSGISAGSGGFDIYVGNHTQLDGGVIASTASPDKNSLSTQTLDYTNLQNQAEYSGSTVSFGVSTNSGGGTTGIAGMGPSGFGASGVSDDASGTTYAAVSPGTITVRGDAGTGHDSTAGLSRDTANANGSVANTFDAQNVSNDMAVQQGVVQVGMQVVGDIGRAEHWEEDSAARIASHAAVAALGAALGGGNVAGAVGGTVAGDIAGNAAAHAGGGALAGNIASGAAGALAGGALGGAGGAMSGANGALGADLYNRQLHPDEKQKLQQKANEIAANIAQNPQDQATIAQYWNSMLTVAASADVDTQAAQQLNAYVDQLTQAAQASGNYAPLDRFLSDLNIAQQTVQSMAGQPLYGTTGNPIVADGSVVSSFQSTPAQASDTTLFANGPLGSLNQFGPGNTLATTGWQPIGNATVQQQIQWLEQSTLQQASTLNGSVSPTYPLENIALGGMAGKIVSGVLGAIFDAAAANSAVVGSVANANFAQSSINAAEAFSIEGAAKYSQIAGMPINTVDDLAAAIKSGLISPSQLPVDYVVTADGTQLILNTRTSVALSRAGVPQSQWYGANQTGLQVPGMSAGTTFDYLAARQLARNKLPPTGTPNVPKGTK
- a CDS encoding RNA 2'-phosphotransferase — encoded protein: MNTDDKRLDEISKYLSYVLRHEPQTIGLQLDAEGWASIDSLITSAAKYGRSLDRTTIQTVVANNDKKRFSISDDGKRIRAIQGHSTPAVQRKYSEKEPPEVLYHGTATRFLKSIHELGLKAGARHHVHLSQDIPTALAVGQRYGKPAVLEIQAMRMHRQGFKFFLAENGVWLTQGVPAEFLNTLDKLSS